From one Angustibacter luteus genomic stretch:
- a CDS encoding SulP family inorganic anion transporter yields MSRPLALVGRWWSGVRPRRADLKADVLAGLPNAISSVPDGMASATLVGVSPAYGLYATFAGPTFGGLSASTRMMVVTTTTAASLAAGSALASVPDDDRAGALVVLTMAAGIVMLVAGLLRLGRYVRFVSRSVMLGFLSGVAVNISLGQVPDLLGASTDQSINLTKAIDVLLHPSGIDWPTATVGLSALAILVLLNRTRFALWSSLAAVTIPTVAALLLNADSVQLIADSGAIPSGLPPLAFPRLSDVTPQVLSGALAVAVIVLVQGAGVAEAAPNKGDVPADTNADFVAQGVANVASSLVHGIPVGGSVSGTALNVSLKARSRWASVFAGLWMLLILVALSGVVSQVASATLAAVLIVVGLGTLAPAEIATVWRTGSTAKIAMTVTFVATLLLPVAAAVAIGLITSLVLQLNREAMDLSVVELRVEHGGRFVQATAPGTLPSHAVTVLDVYGSLLYAGARTLQARLPSAVGSVSPVVVLRLRGRTTLGATFFAVVTTYSNQLAERNGTLYLSGVDPEMLQRFQRSYSQDARGNLHVFEATEVVGDSTLRAVSEARAWLVQHRDPPVGDEDGS; encoded by the coding sequence GTGAGCCGCCCCCTGGCGCTGGTGGGGCGCTGGTGGTCGGGCGTGCGCCCGCGACGCGCGGACCTCAAGGCCGACGTCCTGGCCGGCCTACCGAACGCGATCAGCTCGGTGCCCGACGGCATGGCCAGCGCGACCTTGGTCGGGGTGAGCCCGGCGTACGGGCTGTACGCGACCTTCGCCGGACCGACGTTCGGTGGGCTGTCCGCCAGCACCCGGATGATGGTGGTGACGACGACCACGGCGGCGTCACTGGCCGCCGGGTCGGCGCTGGCGTCGGTGCCCGACGACGACCGCGCGGGCGCGCTCGTCGTCCTGACCATGGCTGCCGGGATCGTCATGCTCGTCGCCGGGCTGCTGCGCCTCGGGCGGTACGTACGGTTCGTCTCCCGCTCCGTGATGCTCGGCTTCCTCAGCGGGGTCGCCGTCAACATCTCGCTCGGACAGGTGCCGGACCTGCTCGGGGCCAGTACGGACCAGAGCATCAACCTCACCAAGGCCATCGACGTCCTGCTGCACCCCAGCGGCATCGACTGGCCCACCGCCACGGTCGGCCTGAGCGCGCTCGCGATCCTCGTGCTGCTGAACCGCACCCGCTTCGCGCTGTGGTCATCACTGGCCGCCGTCACGATCCCCACCGTCGCCGCGCTCCTGCTCAACGCGGACAGCGTCCAGCTCATCGCCGACTCGGGTGCAATCCCGTCCGGGCTGCCGCCACTGGCGTTCCCGCGTCTGAGCGACGTGACGCCGCAGGTGCTGTCCGGGGCGCTGGCCGTGGCGGTCATCGTCCTGGTGCAGGGCGCCGGCGTCGCCGAGGCCGCGCCGAACAAGGGTGACGTGCCGGCCGACACCAATGCCGACTTCGTGGCCCAGGGCGTGGCCAACGTGGCGAGCTCGCTCGTGCACGGCATCCCGGTAGGCGGGTCGGTGAGCGGCACCGCGCTGAACGTCTCGCTGAAGGCGCGCAGCCGCTGGGCCTCGGTCTTCGCCGGGCTCTGGATGCTGCTGATCCTCGTCGCGCTGTCGGGTGTCGTCTCGCAGGTCGCCTCGGCGACGCTCGCCGCCGTGCTCATCGTCGTCGGGCTCGGCACCCTGGCGCCGGCCGAGATCGCGACGGTCTGGCGCACCGGCAGCACGGCAAAGATCGCCATGACGGTGACGTTCGTCGCCACCCTGCTGCTCCCGGTCGCCGCGGCGGTCGCGATCGGGCTGATCACCTCGCTGGTGCTGCAGCTGAACCGCGAGGCGATGGACCTGTCGGTGGTCGAGCTGCGGGTGGAGCACGGCGGGCGGTTCGTGCAGGCTACGGCGCCCGGGACGCTGCCCTCGCACGCTGTCACGGTCCTCGACGTGTACGGCAGCCTGCTGTACGCCGGGGCGCGCACCTTGCAGGCACGTCTGCCCAGCGCGGTCGGGTCGGTGTCGCCGGTGGTCGTGCTGCGGCTGCGGGGGCGGACGACGTTGGGGGCGACGTTCTTCGCGGTGGTGACGACGTACAGCAACCAGCTCGCCGAGCGGAACGGCACGCTGTACCTGAGCGGGGTCGATCCCGAGATGCTGCAACGGTTCCAGCGCTCGTACTCCCAGGACGCGCGGGGGAACCTGCACGTGTTCGAGGCCACCGAGGTGGTCGGCGACTCGACCCTGCGGGCCGTGAGCGAGGCCCGCGCGTGGCTCGTGCAGCACCGGGACCCGCCCGTCGGCGACGAGGACGGATCCTGA